In Scyliorhinus canicula chromosome 3, sScyCan1.1, whole genome shotgun sequence, the DNA window tgtgaaaggacagagtgtgacccagtgtcccagagtgtgaaaggacagattGTGACccacagtcccagagtgtgaaaggacagagtgtgacccactgtcccagagtgtgaaaggacagtgtgtgacccactgtcccagagcgtgaaaggacagtgtgtgacccactggcccagagtgtgaaaggacagtgtgtgacccagagtgtgaaagggcagtgtgtgacccagtgtcccagagtgtgaaaggacagtgtgtgacccactgtcccagagtatgaaaggacagtgtgtgacacactgtcccagagtctgaaaggacagtgtgtgacacactgtcccagagtctgaaaggacagtgtgtgacccactgtcccagagtgtgaaaggacagtgtgtgacccactgtcccagagtgtgaaaggtcagtgtgtgacacactgtcccagagtctgaaaggacagtgtgtgacccactgtcccagagtgtgaaaggacagtgtgtgacccactgtcccagagtgtgaaaggtcaGTGttcgacccactgtcccagagtgtgaaagggcagtgtgtgacccagtgtcccagagtgtgaaaggtcaGTGttcgacccactgtcccagagtgtgaaaggacagtgtgtgacccagtgtcccagaatgtgaaaggacagtgtgtgacccagagtgtgaaaggacagtgtgtgacccagtgtcccagagtgtgaaaggacagtgtgtgacccagagtgtgaaaggacagtgtgtgacccagagtgtgaaaggacagtgtgtgacccactgtcccagagtgtgaaaggacagtgtgtgacccagtgtcccagagtgtgaaaggacagtgtgtgacccactgtcccagagtgtgaaaggacagtgtgacccccactgtcccagagtgtgaaaggacagtgtgtgacccactgtcccagaatgtgaaaggacagtgtgtgacccactgtcccagagtgtgaaaggacagtgtgtgacccactgtcccagagtgtgaaaggacagtgtgtgacccactgtcccagagtgtgaaaggacagtgtgtgacccagagtgtgaaaggacagtgtgtgacccactgtcccagagtgtgaaaggacagtgtgtgacccagagtgtgaaaggacagtgtgtgacccactgtcccagagtatgAAAGGACAGAGTGTGACCCAATGTCCCAGAGTATGAAAGGACTGTGTGTGAAccactgtcccagtgtgtgaaaggacagtgtgtgacccattgtcccagagtgtgaaaggacagtgtgtgacccagtgtcccagagtgtgaaaggacagtgtgtgacccactgtcccagagtgtgaaaggacagtgtgtgacccacagtcccagagtgtgaaaggacagcgtgtgacccagtgtcccagtgtgtgaaaggacagtgtgtgacccactgtcccagagtgtgaaaggacagtgtgtgacccactgtcccagagtgtgaaaggacagtgtgtgacccactgtcccagagtgtgaaaggacagtgtgtgacccactgtcccagagtgtgaaaggacagtgtgtgacccactctcccagtgtgtgaaaggacagtgtgtgacccactgtcccagagtgtgaaaggacagtgtgtgacccagagtgtgaaaggacagtgtgtgacccactgtcccagagtgtgaaaggacagtgtgtgacccagagtgtgaaaggacagtgtgtgacccactgtcccagagtgtgaaaggacagtgtgtgtcccagtgtcccagagtgtgaaaggacagtgcgtgacccactgtcccagagtgtgaaaggacagtgtgtgtcccactgacccagagtgtgaaaggacagtatgtgacccactgtcccagagtgtgaaaggacagtgtgtgacccactgtcccagagtgtgaaaggacagtgtgacccactgtcccagagtgtgaaaggacagagtgagacccactgtcccagagtgtgaaaggacagagtgagacccactgtcccagagtgtgaaaggacagagtgtgacccactgctctccaattccccccccaccccacccattgcTGATACCCAGTTTAACCGAGCAACATTAAGTCTATCTATCCCTTTACCGTTTCGAATACTGCATACTCTGCACTGAAGCTCTCTCCAGGTACaaccccagctccacccaccagACCAGCTGCCAGGTTGTCAATGATGTTTCCATAGAGATTCGGCATAACCAGTACATCAAACTGATACGGATTGGACACGAGCTGTGGGATCAGAGGGCAGAGAATCAATGCCGATTAACCAAGGTCTATGGCCAACACCCAGCAGCTCCGCGGTGACGCCTGGCAACTGAACAGCATCCCCCGGCGAGCACTATTTACCTGCATGCAGCAGTTGTCAATGATCACTGACTCGTACTTGATATTGGGATAGAGTTCGGCCATCTCCTTACAGCATTGCAGGAAAAGCCCATCCCCCAGCTTCCTGTCACAGAAAAACCAGAAATACAATCACCGAGAAGAAAACAAGGAGACCATGCgcctgggtgaggggggggggggggggggggggggggggggagagaagcggCGAGAGAGACGGCCAGAGGGTGCAGGAAGCGCGGGTGGGGGTGACGGATGGGGGAGCGAGTGTGGGGGGGGACAGAAACAGAGCGGGAGCAGGGAAGAACGGAGTGAGAAAGGGAGAGGGGTGAAGTCAGGTGACACCGTCACTTACATTATGTTGGCCTTGTGCACAGCCGTGACCTTTGAGCGACCTTTCTTCGTGGCATAGTCGAAGGCGAACTTGGCAATTCGGCGCGATTTCTCTCTCGTGATGATCTTCAAACATTCGATGACTCCATGAGAGCTCTAACCCCAAGAGAAAAGATTGGTCAGAGCTGGGCCCAGGCTTGGTAACCAGGgatctggctgtgggggggggacctggctgtgggaggtggggggaaacCTGTCTAtgtgtcccgccccccccccccccgagggtggGGTGCTGAGTCAGACTTACCTCATACTCCAGTGAGCTATACTCGCCCTCAGTCTGCTCACGGATAATCACCAAGTCTAAGTTGTTGTGCCGTGTGGAATAACCCGGTAAACTGTTCACATGGACCACATTTGCAAACAAGTCAAGTTTCTTCCTGAGGAGAAATAGGAAGAAAGTCAAACAACCTCTTCTCCAACCATAGCTTGTTAACCGTACAGAAAGGGGCCACCAATTAGTCAAACAACCTCTTCTCCAACCATAGCTTGTTAACCGTACAGAAAGGGGCCACCAATTAGTCAAACATGGGTTTGcccttcataaagccatgctgatgGATAGTGGTTTGACTTTCCtaatattacttccttaataactgattctaacaattttccaacaagaTGTTAAACtagctggcctgtaatttccttccctgtttgaataagggtgttacgttagcatttttccaatccactggaacctttcccgtgtccagggaattttggaatattataaacattggatccactatctctgctgccacttccttaaTCACCTCAGGACGTTggccatcagaccctggggacttgtctgccctcagtcccaatagtttgttgagtaccgttACCCAATTGATGCGGATTGctccaagttccaccctttctatgaCCTCTGAATTGCCCGTTCCCATAGGAATGGAACTCGTGTagtccaccgtgaaaactgaggcaaaatattgatttaacatctccgccatttctgtgttccccattattaactctccagtttcatcttccaagggaacCATATTCACTTTAGCGACTCGCTTACCTTTTatgtacttatagaagcttttgttaTTTTGCTCTAGTTTTGTTTTGTAATTTACCATACctctttttattacatttttcatacccttttaaaaaaaataaatttagagtacccaattattttgttccaattagggggcaatttagcgcggccaatccaccgagcctgcacatctttgggttgtgggggtgaaacccacacagacacagggagaatgcgtaaactccacacggacagtgacccagagccaggattgaacctgggaccttggcgccgtgaggcagcagtgctaacccactgtgccacatgccacccattTTTTCACACCCCTTTGCTCATGtgtaaaagtttcccaatcttccagcctgccactggcctttgcaatatgatataccATAGTTTttgtcctttgtcagagtgttgaacttgatgatcagccatgaccagaatgaatggcggagcaggctcgaagggccgaatggcctcctgtttctattttctatgtaggtTTCTCCCTAcaagaggataactagggaaagagtagaacTGCTAACTGGTGTCAATGTTCCCGCTCGTACTCGACACTGCATTTATATGGGCAGTAACACCCTGGGCAACACTTTCTGCATATGCATTCTCTGGCTGTTACAAGGGACAAATGCCTTAAGTGCAACTCAAATGAACTAAGCTTTTTTGGTTTGCAAGCTGGTATCCGAGACCTGTCTCGTTTATAACAAAACCAGTCATTAAAAAAGAATTTGTAACCACTCAGAGCAACCATTTTAACAATCAGGTTCATGTCATAAAccataagggctggtttagctgactgggctaaatcgctggcttttaaagcagaccaagcaggccagcagcacggttcgattcccgtaccagcctccccgaacaggtgccggaatgtggtgactaggggcttttcacagttgcttcattgaagcctactcgtgacaataagcgattttcatttttcatttcatgtcataacaaaaatatatatttctttcCCCGGCCACCAATCAGTCCGGTGAGAGCCAGACTCGGGAATAGAAATgatagagttttttttttaaatcaataaaaacatattggaaataaaatattgttttaaaTCATCTCTCAAGTTGACGTTCGAAAGTTAAGGGTTCCAATTATCGAGGGAGTGAGCCGGGCTGCGTGGGAATGCCCTGCACAAAGCCTTTCCAACTTGTTCATTAGTTCAACTTGCTCCAATGAATCAAGAGAAAAATATTGTTTAGCGTTTGAAGTTGCCGTGTTAAACTGGCCGAGAGCAGAATGGCACAGGCCCACAAGCCATGGCAGGAGAGTATGGGCGGACTGCCCATCGGCAACTACTCCCAACGCCTTGCGGGTTGGCGGCAGGGTGTACAGAAGCTGTTTTATTGGACTGCATGGGTGATTAATTTATACGCCTGGCTCTTTTAAACATCTCTGTACGACCGCAGAGTCACGATAACCCAAAGGGATCCGACTCCTGCGCAAGAACTTTccactaggggctggttcagctcactgggctaaatcgctggcttttaaagcagaccgagcaggccagcagcacggttcgattcccgtaccagcctccctgaacaggtgccgaaatgtggcgactaggggcttttcacagtaacttcattgaagcctactcgtgacaataagcgattttcattttcatttcatttttcacttgctGCACGGCCACACTGCTCATGGGCATGGCTGCGAGCATCTACACACAAGAGCAGAACAGTCTCGTTAccaggggggggggatgatattGGAAGGAATTAATATATTGAGAGGGGAAATGTGAAATGTTAGGGAATTTAGCATTCTTAAAGTGGATAAGCAGTACGAAAATATTTGAGACTCTGTGCAGATTGCCCAATTCCCTCTGGCTGCTGCCGTACTGCCAGGGTCCTGCCCCCTGGCCGCAGGCACACGGCCAGGGTCCTGCCCCCTGGCCGCAGGCACACGGCCAGGGTCCTGCCCCCTGGCCGCAGGCACACGGCCAGGGTCCTGCCCCCTGGCCGCAGGCACCCGGCCAGGGTCCTGCCCCCTGGCCGCAGGCACCCGGCCAGGGTCCTGCCCCCTGGCCGCAGGCACACGGCCAGGGTCCTGCCCCCTGGCCGCAGGCACACGGCCAGGGTCCTGCCCCCTGGCCGCAGCCACACGGCCAGGGTCCTGCCCCCTGGCCGCAGCCGCACGGCCAGGGTCCTGCCCCCTGGCCGCAGGCACACGGCCAGGGTCCTGCCCCCTGGCCGCAGGCACACGGCCAGGGTCCTGCCCCCTGGCCGCAGGCACACGGCCAGGGTCCTGCCCCCTGGCCGCAGGCACACGGCCAGGGTCCTGCCCCCTGGCCGCAGGCACACGGCCAGGGTCCTGCCCCCTGGCCGCAGGCACACGGCCAGGGTCCTGCCCCCTGGCCGCAGGCACACGGCCAGGGTCCTGCCCCCTGGCCGCaggcacagggccagggtcctgCCCCCTGGCCGCaggcacagggccagggtcctgCCCCCTGGCCGCAGCCGCACGGCCAGGGTCCTGCCCTCTGGCTGTGTGCCTGATTAATCagagagtcagcatagatttgttaAGGGAACGTTCTCAGTCAGAGATTTTACTGCTTGGATTTTTTGACCCACTATGTCCACACTGGCCATCAAATGCCTATTTACTCTAATCCAACTAACTGAACTGATAACTCTTTCTGAGTCAGCAGTGAGACGAGGGGTCGAATGGTCTTCTGTGATGGATATTTTCTATGGTTCGATGTTTCTACCGCTCCACCTCCAATCCTGACtcagtcaccccctccccacaccttcTCTGTCAGATCTTTCAAACAAGGAAACAACCGGGGTGACCTTGGATTCGGACAACCTCAATTCCCGATCCCAAACTCCTTCCCGCGCACATCCTGGTGTGAGAGCGGCTCAGTCCTTACCTCAGCTTCATCTCATAGGACGACAGCTCACCCTTATATTCCATCGGAGTGTAAATCTTCCCTGTGAACACGACGAGATAAGAGCTGGAATTAGGAGCGTAAAGTGGCACAGAGTCCAGCATGAGGGAATTGTAAGGATTGATCGCTCTCCAAAATGTAATTAAGTTTGTATTTAATTTGAAATTGTTGGCTAGGGTTTACTAGCCCGGTCCCGCTGAAGGTGACCCCTCGTGCTCATCTAAATTTGCATGAGATAAGAAGTGATCTCGAGAGGGTGCAAGCGACAGCGAGATCAGAGAGGTGAAGCCCAGAAGCATTCAATTTGTGTCGTACAAgtaccaggcagtgaccatctccagcaaaaaAGAGGATTGAACCATCGCCTCTTGATTTCATTGCCATCAACAAATCCCCCACTCTCAACGGTGGCAGCGTTACCAatggccagaaactgaattggaacaggggaagtgaaaatgaaaagaaaagcaaGGAGGGAGcttgaaaagagactggcagctaacaaaAAAAATCCCGAGATCTTCTACAACCATGTAAACAATAGGGATAAAAAGGAAACTTGCGCGTGGAGACagcgttcccgtaccagcctccccgaacaggcgccggaatgtggcgactaggggcttttcacggtaacttcatttgaagcctactcgtgacaacaagagattttcatttcatttttttttcagtagAAATAGCGGAGGTAATAAATGAGTgcatggcagggcagcacggtagcgcagtggttagcactctgcctcacggcgctggggtcccaggttcgatcccggctctgggtcactgtccgtgtggtgtttgcacattctccccgtgtttgtgtgggtttcacccccacaacccaaagatgtgcagggtaggtggattggccacgctaaattgccccttaattggaaaaaatgatttgggtactctttaaaaaaaaattttttttaattttttaatgggtactttgcaaaaaaaaaaaagaggatttCACACAGGCCAAGATGACAGAGGAGATAACTGGTACACTGGAGGAATTTacaattgagaaggagtgttATCTTTACTTAAAAAGATTAGGAGCCAGGACTGAATGAGATGtttccaaggatactgagggaggtGAGAGTGGAAACTGCGGAGACACTGCTGATAAACTTCCAGTCTGCCTTAGACACTGGGgttgtgccagaggattggaaaattgtgAACGCTACACGCTTGTTCAAAAAGTGATTGGAGAATGTTGGCAACTACTGCAGACCTGACAATTTCacctcagtggtagggaaattcctGGAACCTAGTCTGGGACAAAACCAACAGTTCCTTAGACAAGTTGGGGATAATGAAGGAAATCCAACATAGATCCATCGAGGGGAAAAATATGTTTAACTTGGGAGTTGtgagcggcacaatggttagcactgatgccccacgccgctgaggacccgggtttcaatccaggccccaagtcactgtccgtgtggagtttgcacattctccccgtgtctgcgtgcgattcacccccacaacccaaagatgtgcagggtaggtggattggtcacactaaattgcccattaattggatactctaaatttatttttaaaaactaattgggAGTTTTTTTGAAGAGGCAACAGAAAAGGTTGATAAGAACaatgcagttgatgtgatgtCCATGGATTGTCAAAAGATATTTGATGCAGAGCCACACAACAGTTTAGCAAAATGAATGTGTTGTCCCCAGTctacagtcagttaatgtgttgtcacagcctacagtcagttaatgtgttgtcccagtctacagtcagttaatgtgttgtcccagtctacagtcagttaatgtgttgcCCCAGCCTACAGTCAATGTGTTGCCCCAGTCcacagtcagttaatgtgttgtcccagtctacagtcagttaatgtgttgaCCCAGCctacagtcagttaatgtgttgtccccagtctacagtcagttaatgtgttgtctcagtctacagtcagttaatgtgttgtccccagtctacagtcagttaatgtgttgtctcagtctacagtcagttaatgtgttgtcccagcctacagtcagttaatgtgttgcCCCAGCctacagtcagttaatgtgttgcCCCAGCctacagtcagttaatgtgttgtccccagcctacagtcagttaatgtgttgtcccagtctacagtcagttaatgtgttgcCCCAGCctacagtcagttaatgtgttgtcccagtctacagtcagttaatgtgttgtccccagcctacagtcagttaatgtgttgtcccagtctacagtcagttaatgtgttgtctcagtctacagtcagttaatgtgttgtcccCAGTCTACAGTCAATGTGTTGTCCCAGTTtagtcagttaatgtgttgtcccCAGCCTAGTCAGTTAATGTGTTGCCCCAGTCTACAGTCAGATAATGTGTTGTCCCCAGTctacagtcagttaatgtgttgcCCCCAGTCTACATTCAGTTAATGTGTTGCCCCAGTCTACAGTCGGTTAATGTGTTGCCCCAGCctacagtcagttaatgtgttgtcccagtctacagtcagttaatgtgttgtcccagcctacagtcagttaatgtgttgtccccagtctacagtcagttaatgtgttgtccccagtctacagtcagttaatgtgttgtcccagtctacagtcagttaatgtgttgtcccagcctacagtcagttaatgtgttgtccccagtctacagtcagttaatgtgttgtcccagtctacagtcagttaatgtgttgtcccagcctacagtcagttaatgtgttgtcccagcctacagtcagttaatgtgttgtcccagcctacagtcagttaatgtgttgtcccagtctacagtcagttaatgtgttgcCCCAGCctacagtcagttaatgtgttgtcccagcctacagtcagttaatgtgttgtcccacctacagtcagttaatgtgttgtccccagtctacagtcagttaatgtgttgtcccCAGTCTAGTCAGTTAATGTGTTGCCCCAGCctacagtcagttaatgtgttgcCCCAGCctacagtcagttaatgtgttgcCCCAGCCtagtcagttaatgtgttgtcccagtctacagtcagttaatgtgttgtccccagtctacagtcagttaatgtgttgtcccCAGTCTAGTCAGTTAATGTGTTGCCCCAGCctacagtcagttaatgtgttgcCCCAGCCtagtcagttaatgtgttgtcccagtctacagtcagttaatgtgttgtccccagcctacagtcagttaatgtgttgc includes these proteins:
- the idh3b gene encoding isocitrate dehydrogenase [NAD] subunit beta, mitochondrial, with protein sequence MLDSVPLYAPNSSSYLVVFTGKIYTPMEYKGELSSYEMKLRKKLDLFANVVHVNSLPGYSTRHNNLDLVIIREQTEGEYSSLEYESSHGVIECLKIITREKSRRIAKFAFDYATKKGRSKVTAVHKANIMKLGDGLFLQCCKEMAELYPNIKYESVIIDNCCMQLVSNPYQFDVLVMPNLYGNIIDNLAAGLVGGAGVVPGESFSAEYAVFETGARHPFSQAMGRNIANPTAMLLSSANMLKHLNLEFHSNLVSEAVKKVIKLGKVRTPDMGGYSTSAEFTSAVIANLGA